A stretch of the Solanum dulcamara chromosome 6, daSolDulc1.2, whole genome shotgun sequence genome encodes the following:
- the LOC129892238 gene encoding uncharacterized protein LOC129892238 codes for MAFELPSDLIQQAKISTRTEAGLLDFLPDDSSLPALPSLSATVAAFDPSPPYLRCKRCQGRLLRGLQSLICIYCGHKLHQNPDVAADPISFKSTVGYQWFLQALRLDGSEKVGEATEKNQVHKGPSSPHDEFLLSDILDLKIRWPTELETDNTIMNKKLELCKSSYDPTGFDLDNFLSFLKRENISSVYKEHTVISDNIGSAANKTVGSHEDLSLFENLRSSEPAVTSSTVQTSDDFSGWEADFQGAGSGEQNVSNESSSPISSAAGSGGQHAFAAFDTSTSSTVGCGNQHEVSKSTDAFIGSDIDLSAQLDTVFGTAEGPTDGKLKDVIAVSPATNDWPAVDLWDSANPEASQKAGEILPISRPKDAELQNSSSDPSTSIDWFQDDTWQTHNAPAPKHDTANGDHDSFDEWNTFTSSAPTKDPFENVPAPKLDRANGDHDSFDEWNTFTTSAPNKDPFENVLVQSNNDNNNNTELTNFSSNLEDMDFGSFSQSDPFSGAPDKEGVSAEVNGNILEVPTIFSAVDTPSKVGDHAGHASENAASYAESNPSKNDMDIEGIMSQMHDLSFMLETSLSVPSKSNVSLPKD; via the exons ATGGCGTTCGAGCTCCCAAGTGATCTGATCCAGCAAGCCAAAATCTCGACCCGAACCGAAGCGGGTCTACTCGACTTCCTCCCTGATGACTCATCACTTCCGGCTCTGCCTTCTCTTTCCGCCACCGTCGCTGCCTTCGATCCTTCTCCACCTTATCTCCGCTGTAAACGCTGCCAAGGTAGGCTTCTCAGAGGGCTCCAATCCTTGATTTGCATATATTGTGGACACAAATTGCACCAAAACCCTGACGTTGCTGCTGACCCCATTTCATTTAAGTCTACTGTTGGCTATCAATGGTTTCTCCAAGCTCTTCGCCTTGATGGATCG GAGAAGGTTGGAGAAGCTACTGAAAAGAATCAGGTACACAAGGGGCCGAGTTCACCACACGATGAATTTCTATTATCTGATATCCTTGATCTGAAAATAAGATGGCCAACTGAGCTGGAGACAGACAACACTATCATGAACAAGAAGCTAGAGCTATGCAAAAGCTCTTACGATCCAACTGGATTTGACCTGGataactttctttcttttctaaaGAGGGAGAACATATCCAGTGTGTACAAAGAACACACAGTCATAAGCGATAATATTGGGTCTGCAGCAAATAAAACAGTTGGAAGTCACGAGGATCTTAGTTTGTTTGAGAATCTCAGATCCTCTGAACCAGCCGTGACCTCTTCTACTGTCCAAACTAGTGATGACTTTTCTGGATGGGAAGCAGATTTTCAGGGTGCTGGTTCAGGAGAGCAGAACGTGTCCAACGAATCTAGCTCTCCTATAAGTTCTGCAGCTGGTTCTGGAGGTCAGCATGCCTTTGCAGCGTTTGACACCTCTACGAGTTCCACAGTTGGTTGTGGAAACCAGCACGAGGTGTCCAAATCAACTGATGCTTTCATTGGCTCAGATATTGATCTTTCTGCTCAGTTAGACACAGTTTTTGGAACCGCAGAAGGCCCAACAGATGGGAAACTGAAGGATGTTATAGCAGTTTCTCCTGCAACTAATGACTGGCCAGCAGTTGACCTATGGGATAGTGCAAATCCGGAAGCATCACAGAAAGCTGGGGAAATTCTTCCAATTTCCAGACCCAAAGATGCTGAATTACAAAATAGTTCAAGCGACCCGTCAACTAGCATTGATTGGTTtcaagatgacacatggcagactCATAATGCACCTGCACCTAAACACGATACAGCAAATGGAGATCATGATTCTTTTGATGAGTGGAATACTTTTACCTCCTCTGCACCCACTAAAGATCCATTTGAGAATGTACCTGCACCTAAACTTGATAGAGCAAATGGAGATCATGATTCTTTTGATGAGTGGAATACTTTTACCACCTCTGCACCCAACAAAGATCCATTTGAGAATGTGCTGGTGCAAAGCAACaatgacaataacaataacacaGAACTAACAAATTTCAGTTCAAATCTTGAAGATATGgattttggcagtttttcgCAGTCAGATCCTTTTTCAGGTGCACCTGATAAAGAGGGTGTTTCTGCGGAAGTGAATGGAAATATTTTGGAAGTTCCTACCATATTCAG TGCCGTTGATACACCAAGCAAGGTTGGTGACCATGCTGGACATGCTTCAGAGAATGCAGCCAGTTATGCTGAATCGAATCCATCGAAGAATGATATGGATATAGAAGGTATAATGTCGCAGATGCATGATCTTTCTTTTATGCTCGAGACCAGTCTATCCGTTCCCTCAAAATCCAATGTTTCTCTTCCCAAGGATTGA